The region ACGTCATGCCAGCTATATGACAAGGACGACTATGCTTGCTTAAGAAGATTATTATTGATAAAAGGACAATTTTCCCAGTTTTTGGTTATGTGGCCTTGGGACTGTCCAGAGCACACAACTGCAGAATTATTTTGCTTAGTTTTGATATTTATTACAAGAATGCTGCTGTataaaggaggaggagggagactttaatgaaacaggagaggtctacctggttgttggcctggcatgctactccaggctGTATAAAGAATGACACCTTAGGCACCACAGCACTTCGAGGCTGCAGCAGTTGGGTCAAAATTGCCACACGTAAAACAAGCTCAAGGGCTATAGGGTCTACTATGAACAGCAAATGCCTGGACAATATAGAACCCATGAAAAAAGCTTTTAAAAACTTTTTCGGTCACCAAGATGTCCAGCTTGGAAACAAGGTCAAATACACTTTTTGCGTGCACCTTGAAGTGGAGGCCAGTTGCCAAGGAGAAGGGAGAACCAATTTTTAGGTTCTAGTTCTCTGTTGTTGCTGTTGACAATGCTGAGCAGGGCCTTAGGAAAAACACAACTGGTGACAACATACCCTAGTAAAATCCAATATCTGGCCAGCCCCATGATAGCCTACTGTATTGTATTGgcttttatggcgcataagcaattcagaccatcatgtgcaaaaacatccATGGTAGCCTACCTCATTGCTCCACACAGTTGTAAATGTTATAAGAGTCTATGATTAAGAAAGAAGAAGCAACAAGGGAAAGCCTGCCGGTGTTCAACTAGTAGCAAGTTTCCACTGGCCGAAATTGAAGTAACCAAAAAATCTTCAAACATACATACATTGGGCATGAACAGCAGCAATGCCCATACGCTAGCCATATGCTAATTGGTGATGAAATATACTGAGGGCTGCACAGCTCAGCAGGGCCAAGATGTGACAAAGACATGGACAAGTGCCAACCGTCAAGCTGTCAACTGCACTCTTATGTTTATTTCCAAGCAGCAAAGGACAAGAAAGAGTGAAGGCAACACAATGAGAAAGGTGcacaaagaacagaaaaaaaaagagaacaaagtaCTAAAGCGAAGGCTGGATGAGAAAATATGaggaaaacacaaagaaaaagtgGAGCATGCATTAGCATTAGTGCTCCCCCCAGATaaagcagccgctgctgctgacgggttCTCACCATGCGAGCAGGTGGCACGATCCTCTCTGTCAATCACCATGCGAGGCGCAATACCCCTGCTCCACTCTCCCCCACCCACCACCCACTGCCTCCCACCCTCTCTTTGTCTTCCCTCTTCCTCTCCACTTTGTCACATGTAAACCAAGGCTTGAGACAGATTGACAAAGAGACAGACAGATTTTTCAAATATGCAGGTTCTAATACTAATACATTTAATTCGACAATAGGTGGGGCAAAATTGGTACAACTCCCCACAAAGCCAGATGCAAACACATCACCCATGTGGGACACCCCGAGGAGGACGCATTGCATGCCAAAGGCatagcgagcaaaaaaaaaaccatctgGGGCATGTAAAGAATGATGCAAAGCAAGGCAGCCAGCAAACACAGGAGACAAACAGCAAGAAGCGGGAAGCATAAAAGCAGAGACAGGCAGCACAAAGGATTGGCAAAATTaaattgggggaggggggggttcgAAAACTATTTATGAAAGTGGGGAAGTGgtaaaaagaggaaaagaaatgaacacagagggagggggggggggaggaaaaggAGAAGTAAATGCAATATCTCTTCAGGGCATCTCACTTAGGTGGCGTGTGCATGGCTGGCTTTGTGTGGAGTTGCATCACATGTGCAGAAGGCTCACACCGCGTTCTgttgcattttttgttttttggtgtgAGTCTTCCCCCCCACATTTTTCTAATCTGGTGCACTCTACTCCTTGTGTTGCCTTCCCTGCTTCTCGTGCTTCACTACTTAGCAATGAAAGTGCTCGTCCCTGCCCTGTCATGTGACTTGGTTCTGCAATGCTATGCAACCCCTCAGTGCGCACATCTTTCTTCAacagaaccagaaaaaaaaatcaatgtgaCATTGGCCCTCCTGCCATTACAGAACACAGCCAAAGCACAAGTGCAAGATTCTTGCACAAACAAGAAAAGAGCACGTCTGGAAGCCACATGTTAAAGGTTGCATGACTTTAGTCATGCAAACAGTTAGCCACATCTACGTGTATGATAATTCATTGCCAAAACTTCTAAGACTGTGACCCagtgagggcgctgtaggtactgtgtataaataaatataaataatggTACATTCAGATCTCGTGCTACAACAGCATACTGTCAATGAAGCTAAAAGTTTTCACAATGCATGTGCATTCTGCCAAGTGCCATACGAGTATGAACATTCTCTGGGTTAATGAGTTAAGCATCTTTATCAAGACCTGTGAATCTACCACCAAGAATTAAACTCATTCTGATATGCTACAGCCAGCAACCAAACATATGATCTTTTTCTCTCAACTCCACCATGAGCAAAGAGCGTGATGTCAGCCAAAGCAGAGAAAACAAAAGCTTGTGCTATACTTCACGAAAACTTTTGCTGGCAACAGAGTGGAAATTACGGAGCCGAAACACACCCTATTTTCCTACGCAGCAAAATGTACTCCCCACTTTCAGTTATTTCTCTGACAACATAATATATTGTCAATAATCATTATAAAGCACATTTCTAACACAACTGCCAGCTCTCAGCATTATAAAGTCAAGGAAAAACACTTTTCTTGATTACAATGAATCTGCTAGGCACACCTTGCTACAAGAAACTCTTATAGATCGCGCCAGCTACACCAATGACGAAGTGAGGTTACAGCACAAAGAGCAATGGCCCGGGCAGCCAGGCAGGCCATCCTGTGACTGAACTAGGTATTTGCCAGACTGACACAGTTACGAATGCCTCGCCCCTGTAGCATTCCctttattgccaagaaaagctGTTGTCAAGTATGGCACATGCTTCCTGAAAACCCAGCTGCAAAAATGTTCACTATAACAATGCCAGAACGGCTAATTGGGCAAGCTGGTATGAATTGATTGCTACGGAGTAGCGCGCAACTATGACAGACAAGAAAGGAGAGGACATACAACAAAGCGCTGGACTATCAACTGAGGTTGATTCGGAAAAAATTTCTTTTAAACATCGCTGTTCTGCACGTCAAGGGTTAGACAACACGTGGAAATGGTCAAACGCTCTTTTTAAAACATCACTGTTCTGCAAGTCGACGGGTTATACAACATGCGTTAGCAGCACAACCTTGACTTTGCATGCGAAGGAATTCACTTTTATTGACAGTTTTTGTAAAATCTTGATTGACCATTGCCACATGCTGTATAACCCCTTGACTTGTAAAACAGTGACATTTTAAAAAGAGTGTTTGACCGTTTCCAAGTGTTGTCTAACCCCTTGACGTGCAGAACAGTGATGTTTAAAAGAAGTTTTTTCCGAACAAACCTCAGTTGATAGTCCAGCATTTTGTTGTGTGTCCTCTCCTTTCATGTCTGCAGTGCTGCTCCGTAGCGATGAACTATAACAATGTGTGCTTGTGTTGTCATTGCTCAGTCAAAGCCAGATATTAGAAAATCTTTTCCTGCAAACCGGAAATACTCAATGCCTCTTAAGCACCGTATACGCTTGTGCCTACCTTGACTCCAGGTACAGTCGAGTTTGACGAGAATTCAGGCGCTTGGTATTGTGCAGGAACCTTGCAATTTCAATGGGGACATCTTTCACAAGCCGCTGAGAAATGAAGTATTGCATTCCCTGCAAGGTTGCACGAAGCAACTCACGTGAGCAGCGCAAGGAAAAATGTCCCACAAGATCAGTTTACGCAATCTGCCATGAGAATCTAGAAAAGAACAAATAACGGTGAGAATGTGCGGCCACCGATGAGGTAATTGGTCTGGACTGGCTTAGCTTCACTTGGGCTAGGTAATCTTCACAAAAGTGCAGTACACAGTACAAAGGCCCTCAGCGAAACAACAAAGCTAAATCTACATGTGTGACCCACAAATTAgtcgcatttatttttatttatttattttatttattcatactgttaaccctctgcatgagggtcattacagggagggaaacatatacagacacaagtgcaattctcttcgctaaaaaaaagaaacactcaaatgcacagaattacagatttgcacagcaatcttccaggaacgcattcacacctatcacaaatttttctacatctgtttggtccacaacgtcacttggtagttgattccaaatttctacagcatcgggaaaaaaggagtagcgatagacatcagtacgtgtaataataggttgtaataccttcaTGTGCAACTCATTTTTCACCGCTACCTCAAATGCAATTCCGCAAAGAATAATTATCTTATTTGGTATACATAGTGGCAAAACTCAATAATACATTAGACAAAATTAGCCATTTTCAGCCAATAAACTTGCTCATGCCATGTATACTTTGTAAAGGTAAATCTCTGTCTTCGGCAACTAAGATGCCAAACTTTCTCGTTAAAGGTCAACTGCAATGAAATCTTTCGCCCTATACAAGTATCCTCTTTTAGTAGTGTTAAAAACAAGCTCTCAGTGGTCTCAGTTTCCTTAGTCGGCATTAAATCCACTGGGCTGCAACTAAGCTATCTAAATATGCAACACGCCACCAGTACATGCATTGTCTGCTACAGAACTTTAATGTCTGTAACAATAGTACTAGATCTCTTGTCACAATTAGTTTTACGACATACCCAGCACATTCAGAGCCATCCTAGCATAAGTAAAATTTTATTGCAGTTGGGCTTCAAGGTGGGGTGAGATCTGAAGCAGTGATAATAAAATACCTATGCTGTACAAGTAGTATTTTAACCTAAATTAATGAAAATTTACAGAAATGGCCCCTAAAAGGAGTACTTACAGAAAACTTAAAATTTAGAAGAAACAAAGCAGCGAGCATTTTTAATtgtttctttcatttatttttacacAACTTTACTGTTTTCTCTAAAAGGGCTCTTCACACAGCTTTGAAATTAGATATGCATAAGGGCCCATACATCTCGCACTGTGGAGCTGTGGGCCTAAAATGAAAACTTGTTTTTGTGAATTCACTATACTTTTCACTGCATCACATTTTCTCTTTCAGAACTTTTTATGCAATAAGTATATATGCAACATTATATCAACTATTCACCATAGTCCTAATTGTGTCTTAGTCACTACTGCTACAGGTGAAAAAATTTCTATGAGCTACTTCTCGTACTGCTCGAGAAAAGGGCAAGCACAATAAGCATGTTTTGAGAAAAACGAGCTTAAAGTCTTTGAAAGGTGATTATCCAAAATATTTCTTGGTTACACTGTTTCCCATTGTTTGTATCAGTACAGCATCTTTATTTGTTTCCTGTGTCTTTACTGAGCTGTTTCGATGAATCCATGAATTTGAAGATCTATTACGCATCTGAATATGTCAGAGTAGAGATGGAGGGTGACTCAGGAGTGAGCACAAACTCCTTGAGCAACCATTCTTCCCAAATGGCACCATCAACAGATGTGTGAACAGTTTTCACGCTTACAAATGTTTATGAGCACTTGGTCCAAACTGTTTAGTTGAGTACCTAGCTGACATTTTCTCTGACAGTAAACGTAAGATAAAATGAGCATTAAGCAAGTGTACCAGTTCCAATGACCGACAAAGCTAGATGAATAAAAGTGAGATATTGCATAGTGAAAAGATAAAACTTTGGCATTAAACAGAAAAAATTAACAAAACTGGGTGTGACAGAGTTGGGCCATGCCCACTTTTCTACCGCACACTATGTGAAAGAAAGCGGTAAAAAAAGTATTTTGTCAGTGACAAATGCCGACATGCTTTAGGTAATTCAAAAGTAAAGAAACTTCTCTATCAAACAAGCCTGAAATTTTAAAATTTGGCTGTTCGCTCGAAACAAAGTCTCACCCAACCTTCGACATTCCTATGGTGCAGTGCTAATGAAATTAAGCAAAGAACTAACCTGACACCTTGACAGAGCCGCACGCCCACCACTGGCCGATTAGTAGCTCGCAGAAGCTTCGCAATATTGTAATCCATGAATGTTTAATTaaaggcagccatttgtgaagggTAACCCACAAACTTGTACTATGTTAACTTCTATATCTGTCATCTACTAGCACTACGATACTTGCATTAGCAGCATAATGCAAGCATGCTAAACACTAGCTCACATTAACTTGACAGTTATTTGCCAGTGAAAGAAGCGATGTTGTGTATTAAAAACCCTACCTTTTCAATAAATATACAGAATAGTAAGTATAAAAAGAACGCAGCAACAAAATACATGCACCAGTTTATCAAAAGATTGAACATGATAACCTGCTGCTAAGCTAAGTTACATTAAAGAAcaatgcagcaaaaatgcaaggAGCCTTACAGGATCAAGTCCCAGTAAAACCTCCGGAAATCGTCCCTACGTGCTTGAAAAACTGGGACCCGCTGCTTTCAAAGTTTGCCTCACCAGTTCCGCGTCTGCGTTGAATGTGATGGTTCCTTCATCAAGCTGCAGGTACAGCCGCCGAAAAGAGAAGCCCGGTTCCTTAGGTGCGCCATAGATGCTGGTGTAGCCCCACTGGCTGATACACAAACTATGCAAAAGGAATGCAACAATGAGCCAGAAATGATGTATCGTGCTCCAGACAGAAAACAAGCACATTGATCTTGATAACTATGCATTTATACtttcgtttgtttttttgcaCCACATTACTTTGGCTCAAGTCACCAGTGGATCAGGCACCCACAAGTCAAAACAACACACCACACTCCTGTCACGCAAAGGCATCACAGCTGCCTCAAAATTTAAAAGTAACTGGTCGCCCTGATCACTGCTTGAAGGCGCCACCATGCATGACACAAGTATAACGACGAGAGGCACTTGTCATCAACAGTAGACATTTTGTACCAACCATTACAACTTTATGAAGAACTTCCCCTGGCACTCCCTACAATGACTCGTTCTCCTAAAAGTGTCCTGAAAGCACTGACACCACTGTGTATCACTGACTGCATGCAGGTGCTCATGCCGGAGAGTCGAGGGCATCTTCAGGTGTTGGAAATCGCTGTCCGCACAGGTTCATCATAAGAAACAAAGAAATGCACTGCTATGCCAATGCACTGCCATGGTGCAAGAGGATTCCCCACAGCCCAGTTCTTGGCAACTTAGATTTTCTGAAGGACTGTCGGTTCAGCAAACGCCTCTGCACTATTCCTATCCACTGCCTTCTGGTTTTGTAAAACAACCATAGCCACATGATTACTTGCTGAGAAGTGGTTACTGGAGATTTTTTTTAACGCGCATTGGACCCTAGACACTTCTTAGCCGGTATAGGAAAGCACAGGCCAAGATATCAACCGCACCATACCACAATCAAGAGTATGCATGACAGCTCACACACTCTCACAAAGCACTTTTCTTCAAGAATTGTTATTAATCAGAATGCTGCCCCACTTATTCCAATGTAGTCACTCAGCAATGAGTAACACAGAAACAAGCAGAAGTTTGGTTGTCGTGGCCTCCCTTAGACCTTGCTTACACTGGTCCTACACAGGCTACTACGCTATACAACCCAATGTCTCATAATCAGCACACATATCCCACATACACATGAGCAAAGGGCAACTGTTGCCTGTTCGGAAAGACTACCCTTGAGTTAGTCACCTGTGCCAGAGGACTTCATCTTCAAGAATTGTTATTAATCAGAATGCTGCCCCACTTATTCCAATGTAGTCACTCAGCAATGAGTAACACAGAAACAAGCAGAAGTTTGGTTGTCGTGGCCTCCCTTAGACCTTGCTTACACTGGTCCTACACAGGCTACTACGCTATACAACCCAATGTCTCATAATCAGCACACATATCCCACATACACATGAGCAAAGGGCAACTGTTGCCTGTTCGGAAAGACTACCCTTGAGTTAGTCACCTGTGCCAGAGGACTTCATCTTGGGCAAGATGGGCCCACACACAGGACGCCAAGCAGAGGTCTGTGGCATTCAAGTGTGACAGCACAGCCAGGCTCAGCTCTGGAGGCCAGCTTGCCAGGTCTGGAAACCCTGTCACACAATGATTCATCAGCACGCACGCATTAGCTCCTACAGGTTTGTATTTATCGTCTTCAAAAGTGCTTAGAAAAATTTTCTACTCGTCATTGAGAGTAAGTTGAAAAGCTAAAATGCTTTCTCCCAAAGACACAAATTTTAGGTAGCCACGATTATTGTGTTGAAGCCTGCCTGACAGCCATGCAAGACAACTACAGGTCATACTTAACGCACATGTGACATCTTATTGAACCTCACATCTTATTGAACCTCACATGCCAATCAACTCTGCTGCCACAGCAGCAAGAGTGCACAGACCATGGCACCCTCTACGTCCCTCTTCCCTAACTTTAAGCAATCATTTTATTCCTcttctgccgcagtggctcagtggttatggtgctcagctgctgaccataAAGACGGGTTCGATACCAGCCGTggaggtcaaatttcgatggaggcgaaatgctagaggcccgtgtactgcgcgatgtctgtgcacgttaaagaactgaaTGTGGTAGgaatttctagagcccttcactgcggcgtccctcattgcccgagtcgctttgggacgttgaaccccttaAACCTAGACCTAAACCTTGCAAGAGTTTTTTAACCAAAGGTACGCGTTATCACATAATGCGCTTGTTTTTCCTCATTTGATTTGCTTTTCAGAGTCAAAAACAACTTTGTTAGTCAACTGTAATTAACCAAACAGAACCTCTTCTCAGTTGACACTGTTTCTTAGTTCATTCGCTTTACTGAAACTTTCTCTTCTGTATGTTTTCTTAGTAAGAGCCGAAATACTTCCAAGCAGCACTGATAGCCACATCTTTGAGGCACTTCGTTCTTGGTACTGGCTCAACCATTTTGAAAAACGGTCCAGGGGAGTGCTGTTGGCAGTACAGGGAGAAGGCACTTCAGCACATGTTGAAATGAAAAGCCTAACACAGAAACACTTCTTCACATATGATGGCACAAATGTGATGCAGCAATGTATCAATACCAAGAGTTTGGTGCCAAATTTTTTGTACCAAAGCTTTGCTTTCTTCTCGGGCCAAAAACTGCCAGATAAATTACAGCTCTCAGAACTGGTGCTGTGTAAGCTCTCCATCCAAGATTAGGAGTGAAGGATTATTAAGCTTGCACACATCTATGATAAACCTGGCTGCTAGCACGCTCCACCAAGAAGAGTGAGAGGCTGCCAAAAACAATGCCGTGATTAGAAGCGCAAGCTTGAGTcctgacatttttctttccttttctgttGTACGACCTGATAAGCATGTAGAGATACGATACGCTAGTTTTCTTCTGCGCAGTTACGCCACTGAAAGTGTTGCTTGCGCTTTGGCTCCATGAATAACAATGCCACATCTACTTTATTTTAGCTCTATCGCTACCGTTTGCTTTGGGGGTCAGTCGCAGACACAGCGCGCACGAAAAAAACCTCTGTTGCATTAACCGTGCGCCAAAGCCTCCCAAAACAGCGGACATGCTAAAACTTACCTTCGGTGTGGTCATCCTCGTTACCTTCGCCGTTTTCTTTAACTTTCTTGAGCACTTGTCCCATCGACAAACGCTCACCTATGAGGAACAAATACGCGCGGCATGCGTTAGCGATCACGCCACGCGTGTTGCAGAGTCGTAGCTCACTACTGTCCACGCATCACAACAGACTCGCGTAAAGCTGGATCGCAGGAGCTCAACAGCGCTCATATGAGAAACATTTGCAGAGAAGAAACAGAAGTCGCGATCAGCAAGCACTCGACGAGCCGTCCGCGACTGATTGAACTTCGCGAATCGATGCGTGACCAGACCGCGCGTACTCACCAGAGGACGAGCTTTGTTGAAAGTTTTTACGCATTCATGATCCAGAACAGACAGGCCTGCTGGAATATTAATCGGGCGTTCTTTCCATAGCAGATAGCTAAATTTTGAGGCCAATCATTGCTGACGGAAGCGAAGGACTCGTGAGGAGTCGCTCGCGTTGCTGCCTAGTTGCCGCTTACGAAGATTACTCTTGTcgtcaaaaaaaaatttgtttgcgCTTCATGCGCTGCTATTTTTTAGAATTTCTACAATAAATGAAATTGTTGCTTGTACATCACAAAATTCTAGTTTATTGTGGTTAATAATTAGTGTATAAATCTTAATTGTCGCTAATATATAATATAATAAGCTAAAAACTGCTTATTAACATGCAACACAATATTAAGCGTCTTTCTTTACAAAATTATACAATTTTATAGCCGGATTAACAAACTAGACAAATAAGTACATCACGTGTCAAAACAAGTATGGCGGCGCTCAGGCCAGGTAGTTACCTTGTTTCACTTTCAGTTAAATAAGCCGGTTACTCCTTCTTCCCCCTCCTTTCCGGGACGTCCCGTTTACGCCGTTTAATAAACCTAATTGTCGTGTGCCGGCAGATTCGCTCTGTTGGCTGCAAACGGCGTGGCAAACCCATTGGCCCGTGCAGTTGCTTTCACATCTACGAGCTGACAGGAAACTTAATTGCCATATGCTGCACAGCTGTTTCGAAAATGCGTTACCGGTCTAGCTTGTCTTGACACTGGTTTTATTATTGTGTTGTTTGAATAGGGAACGATGACAAGGCGTGGAACGACCCTCCGGTGTTCGCCTACACGGGTGTGCAAGGGACGCCTGCCGCGGCAGCGCCCAAGAGAAATTTGCTGAACAAGAGGGTTCCGTTCCCACAAGATGGTCTGAAATCTCAGAGTGCTCCTGCCTCAACTAGCACGGCGCTGCCTCCATCAGGTTCAAGTAACTCGATGCATTCTTGATTGCCGATGTCTGTGCTCACTTTTGCcgagagcgagaaaaaaaaaaaaacgtcgccaaATCATTTGcgccattcattcattcattcattcattcctcaaaAATTGTACAACGGGGTATGGCTTGAGTTGAAGGCAATAAGATGCGAAGTAAAGACAAAAGTCGGATGATTAGTTTCAGAACTGATACGAAGATGAAATGTGCACATGGGCTGCACATGAGCAACGACGCTCTTGACATCCACTCGCTGGTTCGGAGCAACTGTTTTTTGCTCACCAGGTAGGATTGCAAAAGTCTGCGTGTAAATTCGAAGTAAGCCCTTCTGGAATCCGCTGCATGGAAAAGCGATCTTTTATCGAACCGATCCTGTATAACACATCCTCACCcgcagaataaaaaataaagttgttctGTTACCAACAGTGAAGTTAATTGGTCATAAATTCGATCATCAGCCCATTGATTGAAGGCAGTTTTGATGCATGGAGGAAAGGTCAGAACTTTTTGAGTGCTGTTGGCAATATGTAGTCAGCAGTGGTATCCAATTTTTCATGCCTCTAGTTGCACACAGGTGGAATGAACACTGCAGTTTGAGAGTGTTGAAGTTCTCTTGCAGCTGTGCTTCTGTTCCGTTTGTGAGGAATCTTAATCCAGTGTAAGCAATCAGCTATGCTCGACGAACAAGAAAAGTTTCATATTACTGTTCTCTTATCCTGTCCAGCatcacaagatgtcacatatgcAAAGCATTGTGTGTCTCAGGAACAGATATCCAAGAAGCTCAAAGTTGCTTATATCATATGCAGCGTGTCCCACTCTAAGGGAGCCTTGGTTTTCAATGTCGTATTTTGTTGCAGATTTCTTATTCTGGTAACATCTCACAATTAAGTTTCGTATTAAAAATAAACTGTGGCCACACTGCGGGAAGTTGGAAGGAGGGAGGTAGCAGGTGGAATGTAACATGCTGATGTCAACTCGCGCGGAGTGGCCTGTCGGCAAGGAGTTCTTATGTTAAGTGATTACAGAATCTTGGTGTGTTGCAGTCTTTCACAAAGAACCTTTTTGCCTCTTTTGAATTGGCAAGACAACTTGGAACTGACACAGTTTTTTTCGTTGGATATGGAGCAAACTTTACCTTGCTGTGAGAATGATAGATCAGATCATTCTtcccagtagtccaatctcaaaGCAGTTGCGGCCTACTTGGTCCCAGCAGTTGAGCCTCCCATCAGACATTCTTCTTTGAGGTCGTCTCAAAAGTGTGCATAGCAAAATTTCATAGATATAATGAACAAGTTTAGTAAAAAGTAGGATGAGATCCAGGCAGCAGGACTTTTTGATATCAAATGT is a window of Amblyomma americanum isolate KBUSLIRL-KWMA chromosome 4, ASM5285725v1, whole genome shotgun sequence DNA encoding:
- the LOC144128497 gene encoding F-box only protein 8-like, which codes for MRKNFQQSSSSGERLSMGQVLKKVKENGEGNEDDHTEGFPDLASWPPELSLAVLSHLNATDLCLASCVWAHLAQDEVLWHSLCISQWGYTSIYGAPKEPGFSFRRLYLQLDEGTITFNADAELGMQYFISQRLVKDVPIEIARFLHNTKRLNSRQTRLYLESRRQVLDHLVELQNFENQLLPEALRRFFQSLQAPNTQNSYLRALLEKFSLRFCKCNPHLGLNSDMVYILCFSLIMLSVDLSSPHIKNKMSKREFIRNVRQAIHRADDELYGHLYDDIYLRGHVAPNSED